The following proteins are co-located in the Calliphora vicina chromosome 2, idCalVici1.1, whole genome shotgun sequence genome:
- the LOC135950951 gene encoding transmembrane protein 230, producing the protein MSRRRTNAGSYELLSSEPEEHDQPDGFVDEQWVEPERKFPWKTIIFILFFFVAGATCLTFSILVSSGVFNEKYADRAWPLLIMGILMFIPGGYYGYILLCIFLKRDGFTVEDIPML; encoded by the exons atgtcaCGCCGCAGAACAAATGCTGGTTCTTATGAACTCTTAAGTAGTGAACCGGAGGAACATGATCAACCCGATGGCTTTGTAGATGAACAATGGGTGGAACCAGAAAGAAAATTCCCTTGGAAAAcgataatatttatattatttttctttgtggCCGGAGCG ACCTGTTTGACGTTTAGTATTTTAGTATCGTCAGgtgtatttaatgaaaaatatgctGATCGTGCTTGGCCACTATTGATAATGggtattttaatgtttataccAGGAGGTTATTATGGATACATACTACTGTGTATTTTTCTTAAACGTGATGGTTTTACGGTCGAAGACATACCAATGTTGTAA
- the Tmem214 gene encoding transmembrane protein 214, with the protein MSNNNNQWEVVTKSKKQKNFEKKVVAHKEKKKEEALLPKLEEILPSHQYRKIVTGRGGQEDHSPTKSNASSKSKSSTPKKINKTSKESTQQRDSNKKPKSDANKAPAKPKSLEQAFKYLTADEFASHLKQLKLIYPGSKLAWLKEIANYLNSSLPFECDPIFSGKSITYPSNLASPAFKQAVLDFLSSQGETNLEYFFHYTLLESMCTELNKNQPVIGYKFLLQLIAQNWPQICSNKMANTAMLRDSYQNRSNICLSILWAIGQGGYQNLMEGIKVWQNLMLPNLTLKSYSRFITDYIEKVLNTAIDQSLNMNQNEFFVTYNVLKTAYPGLPRECQQALRRSSSLFLQTYIINTSSHANLFVNLLRDNEINGCLSALLHNDDCFKVWKMNYKKQLVPTRNLLEKLETEIFDSATSLAMSPTFHNFLLEAEVLNTELDASKKRDPNVDILMELVKSVQEKTAQQKKKQTTEQKKKRCGCCKWALGSIVLVALIAGALLYDTEVNGKGVFAKSATGKILQNAGVLPHVEKAWYTSMSAAARGYKWAEKNLPPYTKPICQLVCDVSKLVRNAACNAFTATRDLFNAKLPVAAEFLEQYVPGLPKKIENTAGTVKTVSLDFYGKALAFFKTQVLVGRLSPENLSNTYNQTQTLALEYFNQFHKKVDAYAKLK; encoded by the exons ATGTCAAATAACAATAATCAATGGGAAGTGGTTACCAAAtcgaaaaagcaaaaaaatttcgaaaaaaaggtAGTGGCccataaagaaaagaaaaaggaAGAAGCTTTGCTACCAAAATTGGAAGAAATTT TGCCTTCACATCAATATCGTAAGATTGTTACCGGTCGTGGTGGTCAAGAAGACCACTCACCAACCAAATCAAATGCCAGTTCGAAGTCCAAAAGTTCTAcacctaaaaaaattaacaaaacttcTAAAGAGTCTACGCAGCAGCGAGATTCTAATAAGAAACCTAAAAGTGATGCTAATAAAGCGCCCGCTAAACCCAAAAGTCTGGAGCAGGCTTTTAAGTATTTAACAGCTGATGAATTTGCCTCGCATTTAAAACAACTAAAGTTAATATATCCGGGCTCTAAATTGGCCTGGTTGAAAGAG ATTGCTAACTATTTGAATTCCAGTTTACCATTTGAATGTGATCCCATATTTTCTGGTAAATCCATAACATATCCTAGCAATTTAGCTTCTCCCGCCTTTAAACAAGCTGTACTCGATTTTCTTTCATCTCAGGGTGAAACAAATCTAGAGTACTTTTTCCATTATACTCTATTGGAGAGTATGTGCACGGAACTGAATAAAAATCAACCTGTTATTGGTTATAAA TTTCTTCTACAATTAATTGCTCAAAATTGGCCACAAATATGTTCAAATAAAATGGCCAATACCGCCATGCTAAGGGACTCCTATCAAAATCGCAGTAATATATGTCTAAGTATATTATGGGCAATAGGCCAGGGTGGCTATCAAAATCTGATGGAGGGTATTAAAG tcTGGCAAAATTTAATGTTGCCCAATTTAACCCTGAAAAGCTATAGTCGCTTTATCACAGATTATAttgaaaaagtattaaataccGCCATTGATCAAAGTTTGAATATGAATCAGAATGAATTTTTTGTCACCTATAATGTTTTGAAGACAGCATACCCTGGTTTACCGCGTGAGTGTCAACAAGCTTTAAGGCGTAGTTCTTCATTATTTTTG caAACATATATTATTAATACCAGCAGCCATGCAAATCtctttgtaaatttgttaagaGACAATGAAATAAATGGTTGTTTGTCGGCTTTATTACACAATGATGACTGTTTCAAAGTTTGGAAAATGAATTATAAGAAACAATTGGTCCCAACcagaaatttattagaaaaactgg aaacagaAATATTTGATAGTGCCACCTCGTTGGCCATGTCACCAACATTCCATAACTTTTTACTTGAGGCTGAAGTATTGAATACTGAATTAGATGCTAGTAAAAAACGTGATCCAAATGTTGATATACTAATGGAATTGGTTAAG AGTGTACAAGAGAAAACCGCACAACAAAAGAAGAAACAAACCACAGAACAAAAGAAAAAGCGTTGCGGTTGCTGTAAATGGGCTTTGGGTAGCATAGTGCTGGTTGCGTTGATCGCTGGTGCTCTTCTCTATGATACCGAAGTGAATGGTAAAGGTGTTTTTGCCAAATCCGCCACTggcaaaattttgcaaaatgccGGCGTTTTACCGCATGTTGAAAAGGCTTGGTACACATCAATGAGTGCTGCCGCTCGTGGTTACAAATGGGCTGAGAAGAATTTGCCACCCTACACAAAACCCATTTGTCAATTGGTTTGTGATGTCTCCAAATTGGTGCGTAATGCTGCTTGCAATGCCTTTACCGCAACCAGGGATTTGTTTAACGCCAAATTACCCGTAGCAGCTGAATTC TTGGAGCAATACGTGCCCGGTTTACCCAAGAAAATTGAAAACACAGCAGGTACTGTAAAAACGGTTTCATTGGACTTTTATGGCAAGGCTTTGGCTTTCTTCAAGACTCAAGTGTTGGT TGGACGTTTGTCAcctgaaaatttaagtaacacCTATAATCAAACTCAAACTTTGGCTTTGGAATACTTCAATCAATTCCATAAAAAAGTTGATGCCTATGCTAAACTGAAATGA
- the LOC135952089 gene encoding guanine nucleotide-binding protein subunit alpha-11-like produces the protein MDCFSLKKLKKQEVKLLLLGTAGSGKSTFIRQMRILYDNGYSDEERRHYIKLIHENILTSMQNMIAAMESLKIDYEKSNNATKNVMLIKNINSESNACLEDPYLTVIKELWNDKGIQNCYMRRNEYQLHDSTKYYMNEIDRIALTDYMPTDQDILRAYIPSTGLIKYPFKVNSRKFRMIDVAGSRSERKKWCNCFEYVGTILYFVAISEYDQVLEEHEQSNRLKESLNVFKTVTNKFNDIPIILFFNKVDLFEEKIMYSHLEAVFPQFKGPRCDSKAALQFIADMFLEVRSQTFYYPTCATDTDNIKIAFNALEFLMV, from the coding sequence ATGGActgtttttctttaaagaaacttaaaaaacaagaagttaaattattattactgGGCACAGCTGGTTCTGGTAAATCGACTTTTATACGGCAAATGCGTATTCTATATGACAATGGCTACAGCGATGAGGAAAGAAGGCATTATATTAAATTGATACATGAAAATATCTTAACTTCTATGCAAAATATGATAGCTGCCATGGaatcattaaaaatcgattatGAGAAGAGTAACAATGCTACAAAAAACGTTATGCTCATTAAGAATATAAATTCCGAAAGTAACGCCTGTTTGGAAGATCCCTATTTGACAGTAATTAAAGAACTATGGAACGACAAGGGCATACAAAACTGCTATATGCGACGTAATGAATATCAATTACACGATTCCACTAAATACTATATGAACGAAATTGATCGCATTGCATTGACCGATTATATGCCCACGGATCAGGATATATTGAGAGCGTATATACCGAGTACGGGTTTAATTAAGTACCCGTTTAAAGTGAACAGTCGAAAATTTCGTATGATAGACGTGGCTGGCTCAAGATCGGAGCGAAAAAAATGGTGTAATTGTTTTGAATATGTAGGAACCATATTATATTTCGTAGCCATTTCGGAATATGATCAGGTTCTAGAGGAGCACGAACAATCTAATCGTCTTAAGGAATCTCTAAACGTTTTCAAAACCGTTACAAATAAGTTTAATGATATACCAATTATATTGTTCTTTAACAAAGTCGATTTGTTTGAAGAGAAAATTATGTACTCACATTTGGAAGCGGTTTTTCCACAATTTAAGGGACCCCGATGTGATAGCAAAGCGGCTCTTCAGTTTATAGCGGATATGTTTTTAGAAGTGCGATCGCAAACGTTCTATTATCCTACCTGCGCCACAGACACCGATAATATTAAAATCGCCTTTAACGCTTTAGAGTTTTTAATGGTTTAA
- the LOC135950356 gene encoding guanine nucleotide-binding protein G(q) subunit alpha-like — protein MRILYDNGYSDEERRHYIKLIHENILTSMQNMIAAMESLKIDYEKSNNATKNVMLIKNVNCEINACLEDHYLTAIKELWNDKGIQNCYMRRNEYQLHDSTKYYMNEIDHIALTDYMPTDQDILRAHIPSTGLSDYRFKVNNRYFRMIGMAGLRSEPRKWLSCFEHVDTIIFFVAISEYDQVLEEHGQSNRLKESLDIFKTITNTLNNTPIILFLNKVDLFEEKIMYSHLDAVFPQFKGPRCDSNAALQFISDMFLEVRPQTFIYRTCATDTDNMKSTFNAIEF, from the coding sequence ATGCGTATTCTTTATGACAATGGCTACAGCGATGAGGAAAGAAGGCATTATATTAAATTGATACATGAAAATATCTTAACTTCTATGCAAAATATGATAGCTGCCATGGaatcattaaaaatcgattatGAAAAGAGTAACAATGCTACAAAAAACGTTATGCTCATTAAGAATGTAAATTGCGAAATTAACGCCTGTTTGGAAGATCACTATTTGACAGCAATTAAAGAACTATGGAATGACAAGGGCATACAAAACTGCTATATGCGACGTAATGAATATCAATTACACGATTCCACTAAATACTATATGAACGAAATTGATCACATTGCTTTGACCGATTATATGCCCACGGATCAGGATATATTGAGAGCTCATATACCGAGTACGGGTTTATCTGACTACAGGTTTAAAGTGAACAATCGCTATTTTCGTATGATAGGCATGGCTGGCTTAAGATCGGAGCCAAGAAAATGGCTTAGTTGTTTTGAACATGTAGATACCATAATATTTTTCGTAGCCATTTCGGAATATGATCAGGTTCTAGAGGAGCACGGACAATCTAATCGTCTTAAGGAATCGCTAGACATTTTCAAAACCATtacaaatactttgaataatacACCCATTATATTGTTCTTAAACAAAGTCGATTTGTTTGAAGAGAAAATTATGTACTCACATTTGGATGCGGTTTTTCCACAATTTAAGGGACCCCGATGTGATAGCAATGCGGCTCTTCAGTTTATATCGGATATGTTTTTAGAAGTGCGACCGCAAACGTTTATTTATCGTACCTGTGCCACAGACACCGATAATATGAAAAGCACCTTTAACGCTATagagttttaa